One Urocitellus parryii isolate mUroPar1 chromosome 8, mUroPar1.hap1, whole genome shotgun sequence DNA window includes the following coding sequences:
- the Cyp21a2 gene encoding steroid 21-hydroxylase, with translation MLFLGLLLLLTLLAGSCLLWGQRKLRGFHLPPRAPGFLHFLQPNLPIYLLGLTRKLGPIYRLRLGLQDVVVLNSTRAIEEAMVRKWADFAGRPRVPSYKLVSHNHPDLSLGDYSLLWKAHKKLARSALLLGVRESMESLLKQLTQEFCEHLRVQASAPLAIQKEFSFFACNIICCLTFGKKDDTLGHAIYNCVQDVMKAWNHWSIQILDLVPFLKFFPNPGVWKLKKIMEKRDKIVEQQLRQHKESLVMGQWRDMIDYMLQELGRPREDSGSGQLLEGHVHMAVVDLFIGGTETTATTLSWAVAFLLHYPEVQHRLQKELDLQLGPGASSSQVLYKDRMRLPLLNATISEVLRLRPVVPLALPHRTIRPSSILGYDIPKDTVIIPNLQGANLDEMVWERPQEFWPDRFLKPGKNPKVTSFGCGARVCLGEPLARVELFMVLANLLQTFTLLPEGALPSLQPQPYSGVNLLMQPFQVRLQPRDQCQ, from the exons ATGCTGTTTCTTGGGCTGTTGTTGCTGCTGACACTGTTGGCTGGCAGCTGCCTGCTGTGGGGCCAGAGGAAACTCAGGGGCTTCCACCTCCCTCCTCGTGCCCCAGGCTTCCTGCACTTTCTGCAACCCAACCTCCCCATCTATCTGCTCGGCCTCACTCGGAAACTCGGGCCCATCTACAGGCTCCGCTTGGGGCTTCAGG ATGTCGTGGTGCTGAACTCCACCAGGGCCATCGAGGAAGCCATGGTCAGAAAGTGGGCAGACTTCGCTGGCAGACCCCGGGTACCATCCT ACAAGCTGGTGTCTCACAACCATCCAGACCTGTCACTAGGGGACTACTCCCTGCTCTGGAAGGCCCATAAGAAACTTGCCCGCTCAGCCCTGCTACTGGGTGTCCGTGAATCCATGGAGTCCCTGCTGAAGCAGCTGACTCAGGAGTTCTGTGAG CACCTCAGAGTCCAGGCCAGTGCCCCCCTGGCCATCCagaaggaattttctttctttgcctgtAACATCATCTGCTGCCTCACCTTTGGAAAAAAG GATGACACCCTGGGACATGCCATTTATAATTGTGTTCAGGATGTCATGAAAGCTTGGAACCACTGGTCCATCCAAATTTTGGACTTGGTTCCTTTCCTCAAG TTCTTCCCCAACCCAGGGGTCTGGAAGCTGAAGAAGATCATGGAAAAAAGGGACAAAATTGTAGAGCAGCAGCTGAGGCAGCACAAG GAGAGTTTGGTGATGGGCCAGTGGAGAGATATGATAGACTACATGCTCCAAGAGCTGGGGCGGCCGAGAGAGGACAGTGGTTCTGGACAGCTCCTTGAAGGGCACGTGCACATGGCCGTGGTGGACCTTTTCATTGGTGGCACTGAGACCACAGCGACCACCCTCTCCTGGGCTGTGGCTTTCTTGCTTCACTACCCTGAG GTTCAGCATCGACTGCAGAAGGAGCTGGACCTCCAACTGGGGCCCGGGGCTTCAAGCTCCCAGGTCCTATATAAGGACCGAATGCGACTGCCCTTGCTCAATGCCACCATCTCAGAGGTGTTACGCCTTCGGCCTGTGGTGCCCTTGGCCTTACCCCACCGCACCATCCGGCCCAGCAG CATCCTTGGCTACGACATCCCTAAGGATACAGTCATCATCCCTAACCTCCAAGGTGCCAACCTTGACGAGATGGTCTGGGAGCGGCCACAGGAGTTCTGGCCTG ACCGATTCCTGAAGCCTGGCAAGAACCCCAAAGTGACATCCTTTGGCTGTGGGGCACGCGTGTGCCTAGGAGAACCGCTGGCGCGTGTGGAACTCTTCATGGTACTGGCCAACCTGCTCCAGACCTTCACGCTGCTGCCTGAGGGTGCCCTGCCCtctctgcagccccagccctacagtgGTGTGAACCTTCTGATGCAGCCTTTCCAGGTGCGGCTGCAGCCCCGGGACCAGTGCCAGTGA